A window of the Enterobacteriaceae bacterium 4M9 genome harbors these coding sequences:
- the nusB gene encoding transcription antitermination factor NusB: MKPAARRRARECAVQALYSWQISKNDIADVEYQFLAEQDVKDVDVAYFRELLSGVATNSKYLDDLMTPYLSRQLDELGQVEKAVLRVSLYELAKRDDVPYKVAINEGIELAKTFGAEDSHKFVNGVLDKAAPHIRPRKK; the protein is encoded by the coding sequence GTGAAACCTGCTGCTCGTCGCCGCGCCCGTGAGTGTGCCGTTCAGGCGCTTTACTCCTGGCAGATATCCAAAAACGATATTGCCGATGTTGAATACCAGTTCCTGGCAGAACAGGACGTTAAGGATGTTGACGTTGCGTACTTTCGTGAACTGCTCTCTGGAGTGGCGACCAACAGCAAGTATCTCGACGACCTGATGACGCCCTACCTGTCGCGCCAGCTTGATGAGCTGGGTCAGGTTGAAAAGGCGGTGCTGCGCGTGTCGCTCTACGAGCTGGCTAAACGTGATGATGTGCCCTACAAAGTGGCTATCAACGAAGGCATTGAGCTTGCGAAAACGTTCGGCGCAGAAGACAGCCATAAGTTTGTTAACGGCGTGCTCGACAAGGCTGCACCGCATATTCGTCCCCGCAAGAAATAA
- the ribE gene encoding 6,7-dimethyl-8-ribityllumazine synthase produces the protein MNIIEANVAAPDARVAITIARFNNFINDSLLEGAVDALKRIGQVKDANITVVWVPGAYELPLAAGVLAKTGKYDAVIALGTVIRGGTAHFEYVAGGASNGLAHVAQDSEIPVAFGVLTTESIEQAIERAGTKAGNKGAEAALTALEMINVLKAIKA, from the coding sequence ATGAACATTATTGAAGCTAACGTAGCCGCTCCTGACGCCCGCGTCGCCATCACCATCGCGCGTTTTAACAACTTCATCAACGACAGCCTGCTTGAAGGCGCTGTTGATGCGCTTAAGCGCATTGGTCAGGTGAAAGACGCTAATATTACTGTGGTATGGGTGCCGGGCGCCTATGAACTGCCGCTGGCTGCGGGTGTGCTGGCAAAAACCGGTAAATACGATGCGGTTATCGCGCTTGGCACGGTGATTCGCGGTGGCACAGCCCACTTTGAATACGTTGCAGGCGGTGCCAGCAACGGCCTGGCCCATGTGGCACAGGACAGCGAAATCCCGGTTGCGTTTGGCGTACTCACTACCGAAAGCATCGAACAGGCTATCGAACGTGCTGGCACTAAAGCTGGCAACAAAGGTGCGGAAGCCGCTTTGACCGCACTTGAAATGATTAATGTACTGAAAGCCATCAAGGCTTGA
- the ribD gene encoding bifunctional diaminohydroxyphosphoribosylaminopyrimidine deaminase/5-amino-6-(5-phosphoribosylamino)uracil reductase RibD, whose translation MRDEIYMARALMLARRGRFTTAPNPNVGCVIVRDGDIVGEGFHYRAGEPHAEVHALRMAGDKARGATAYVTLEPCSHHGRTPPCCEALIAAGVARVVAAMQDPNPQVAGRGLNRLREAGIDVSHGLMMNEAEALNRGFLKRMRTGFPWIQLKMGASLDGRTAMASGESQWITSPEARRDVQRLRAQSAAILSSSATVLADNPSLTVRWNELDDDTRALYPQASLRTPVRVVVDSQNRVTPEHRLISEPGQTWLARTRAGDESWPQDVEQLLLPEHNGHLDLVALMMVLGKRQINSVWVEAGASLAGALLQAGLVDELIVYIAPTLLGSDARGLCQLPGLERLAQAPEFTFSDVRRMGPDLRVTLTPAHH comes from the coding sequence ATGCGTGATGAAATCTACATGGCGCGCGCGCTCATGCTTGCGCGCCGCGGGCGTTTCACCACGGCGCCAAATCCTAACGTTGGCTGCGTTATCGTGCGCGACGGCGACATTGTTGGCGAAGGTTTTCACTACCGTGCCGGCGAGCCGCACGCCGAAGTGCATGCGCTGCGCATGGCGGGCGATAAGGCGCGGGGGGCGACGGCTTACGTTACGCTTGAGCCGTGCAGCCATCACGGACGCACGCCGCCGTGCTGCGAGGCGCTGATTGCTGCCGGTGTTGCCCGAGTAGTAGCTGCGATGCAGGACCCCAATCCGCAGGTCGCCGGACGAGGTCTGAACCGTCTGCGTGAAGCCGGTATCGACGTCAGCCATGGGCTGATGATGAACGAGGCTGAAGCGCTTAATCGCGGTTTTCTCAAGCGCATGCGCACCGGGTTTCCGTGGATTCAGCTTAAGATGGGCGCCTCGCTTGATGGGCGCACGGCGATGGCCAGTGGCGAAAGCCAGTGGATTACCTCGCCTGAGGCCCGGCGCGACGTGCAACGTCTGCGTGCGCAGAGTGCCGCTATTCTTTCCAGCAGCGCCACGGTGCTTGCAGACAACCCATCGCTGACGGTGCGTTGGAACGAGCTTGATGATGATACCCGCGCGCTGTATCCGCAGGCGTCGCTGCGCACGCCGGTGCGCGTGGTGGTTGACAGCCAGAACCGCGTGACGCCGGAACATCGGCTAATCTCTGAACCGGGCCAGACCTGGCTTGCCCGCACGCGCGCAGGTGATGAAAGCTGGCCGCAGGACGTGGAACAATTGCTGCTGCCTGAGCACAACGGCCATCTGGATCTGGTGGCGTTGATGATGGTGCTTGGTAAACGCCAGATTAACTCAGTCTGGGTGGAAGCCGGTGCGAGTCTTGCGGGAGCGCTGTTGCAGGCAGGGCTGGTGGATGAACTGATTGTGTACATCGCACCGACACTTTTAGGCAGCGATGCCCGCGGGCTGTGCCAGCTGCCCGGGCTTGAGCGTCTGGCACAGGCACCTGAATTCACCTTCAGTGACGTGCGCCGCATGGGCCCGGATTTGCGTGTCACGCTCACGCCTGCACACCACTGA
- the nrdR gene encoding transcriptional regulator NrdR, translated as MHCPFCQAVDTKVIDSRLVGEGSSVRRRRQCLVCHERFTTFEVAELVMPRVIKSNDVREPFNEDKLRSGMLRALEKRPVSADDVEMALNHIKSQLRATGEREVPSKQIGNLVMEQLKKLDKVAYIRFASVYRSFEDIREFGEEIARLQD; from the coding sequence ATGCATTGCCCATTTTGTCAGGCTGTGGACACCAAAGTCATCGACTCCCGCCTGGTTGGTGAAGGTTCATCGGTGCGCCGCCGCCGCCAGTGTCTGGTGTGCCATGAGCGCTTTACCACCTTTGAGGTGGCCGAACTGGTCATGCCGCGCGTGATAAAGAGTAACGACGTGCGCGAGCCGTTTAACGAGGACAAACTGCGCAGCGGTATGCTCAGGGCGTTAGAGAAACGTCCGGTTAGCGCCGACGACGTGGAAATGGCGCTTAATCACATCAAGTCACAGTTGCGCGCGACCGGTGAGCGCGAAGTCCCCAGCAAGCAGATTGGCAACCTGGTGATGGAACAACTGAAAAAACTCGATAAAGTAGCCTACATTCGTTTTGCTTCGGTCTATCGCAGCTTCGAAGATATCCGCGAATTTGGTGAAGAAATTGCCCGCTTACAGGATTAA